One Jeotgalibaca porci genomic region harbors:
- a CDS encoding glutathione peroxidase, with product MNIYDISVTMENGETYQLDRYKGKTLLIVNTATKCGLAPQFDDLQKLYDKYKAKDFVVLGFPSNQFKQEVATAEDAAEACRMTYGVSFPMHEIVKINGKDAHPLFKMLTDETKGVLGSAIKWNFTKFLVDKKGQVVERFGPTESPLTFEDKIAAAL from the coding sequence ATGAATATTTACGATATTTCAGTAACAATGGAAAATGGCGAAACTTATCAATTGGACCGATACAAAGGGAAAACATTGCTCATTGTGAATACTGCGACCAAATGTGGATTAGCACCTCAATTTGATGATTTACAAAAGCTTTACGACAAATACAAAGCGAAAGATTTTGTGGTTTTAGGCTTTCCATCCAATCAGTTCAAACAGGAAGTAGCAACAGCAGAAGATGCTGCCGAAGCGTGCCGTATGACATACGGCGTTTCTTTCCCGATGCATGAAATAGTGAAGATAAATGGCAAAGACGCGCATCCGTTATTCAAAATGTTGACAGATGAAACTAAAGGAGTTTTAGGAAGTGCAATCAAATGGAACTTCACGAAGTTTTTGGTGGATAAAAAAGGGCAAGTCGTTGAACGTTTTGGCCCGACTGAATCACCTTTAACATTTGAGGATAAAATCGCAGCCGCCTTGTAA
- a CDS encoding MarR family winged helix-turn-helix transcriptional regulator — MDESIFDRQLDEQLCFRLYRASNGINKMYGRALKIFQLTFPQYLVLLALWDNDGLPIMTIGSQTGMGIGTLNPILKRMAENEWIEKSQHPTDKRTMLISLSAKAKESKQPINQAILAEMISCNFEGMDLPELMLQLANLQQRLDTINENK, encoded by the coding sequence ATGGACGAGTCGATTTTTGATCGACAATTGGATGAGCAGCTATGCTTCCGGCTTTACCGGGCCTCAAACGGTATCAACAAAATGTACGGACGGGCGCTGAAAATATTTCAGCTAACTTTCCCGCAATATTTAGTCTTATTGGCTTTATGGGATAATGATGGCCTGCCGATTATGACAATCGGTAGCCAAACAGGCATGGGCATTGGAACATTGAACCCGATTTTGAAAAGAATGGCAGAGAACGAGTGGATCGAAAAGAGTCAACATCCGACCGATAAGCGCACGATGCTTATCTCTCTATCAGCCAAGGCGAAAGAGAGCAAGCAACCAATCAATCAAGCGATTCTAGCAGAAATGATTTCTTGCAATTTTGAAGGAATGGATTTACCTGAATTAATGCTACAGTTGGCTAACTTACAGCAACGTTTAGATACAATAAACGAAAATAAATAA